The Cloeon dipterum chromosome 3, ieCloDipt1.1, whole genome shotgun sequence genome includes a region encoding these proteins:
- the LOC135940840 gene encoding zinc finger protein Xfin-like — translation MSLAEQPVEEENFQLVWHNHQSNFHEVVGDLLTSEAFADVSLVSEGCMVRAHRLVLSACSPYLHGLLSALPAAPNVHPVLLLPPEVSLGTLRTLLAFMYHGVVHVPHAALVAVLHAGDILKVRGLCREDAPPRETPLPPQPTPSPMQPARPDSVPTPQNQDQTSCVKEEPFDWSLEQVVQHHLAEPDNPEKQTLPLSTCSAHYQKDKSKKENFDEEEPTPLECEQCHQVFPHAAQWVRHLKIHPPVAEPLRPAKPQAVHQKVMPKVTEKRLKFVGRKVRVGPLESATARARRPHSCYSCGKRFSSRASLCIHSRTHTGETPFRCDLCDKGFNVKSNLMRHLRTLHNRIMTPSPNYLEPAPTP, via the exons ATGAGTCTTGCCGAGCAACCTGTCGAGGAGGAAAACTTCCAGCTCGTGTGGCACAACCACCAGAGCAACTTCCACGAG GTGGTGGGCGACCTCCTGACCAGTGAGGCATTCGCTGACGTGTCGCTGGTGTCCGAGGGCTGCATGGTGCGCGCCCACAGGCTCGTGCTGTCCGCCTGCAGCCCCTACCTGCACGGCCTGCTGAGCGCGCTGCCCGCGGCGCCCAACGTGCACCCCGTCCTGTTGCTACCCCCCGAGGTGTCGCTCGGCACTCTGCGCACGCTCCTCGCCTTCATGTACCACGGCGTGGTGCACGTGCCGCACGCCGCGCTCGTCGCCGTCCTCCACGCTGGAGACATTCTCAAg GTGCGAGGATTATGCAGAGAGGATGCTCCGCCGCGGGAAACTCCCTTGCCGCCTCAGCCGACCCCTTCTCCGATGCAACCCGCCAGGCCCGATTCTGTGCCCACCCCG caaaaccaAGATCAAACGTCCTGCGTCAAGGAAGAGCCATTCGACTGGAGTCTGGAGCAGGTGGTCCAACACCACCTGGCAGAACCTGACAACCCCGAGAAACAAACTTTGCCGCTTTCCACCTGCAGCGCGCACTACCAAAAAGACAAAAGCAAG AAAGAGAATTTTGATGAGGAAGAGCCAACCCCGCTGGAGTGCGAGCAATGCCATCAGGTATTCCCGCATGCAGCGCAGTGGGTGCGCCACCTGAAGATCCATCCGCCAGTGGCCGAGCCACTACGGCCGGCCAAGCCGCAAGCTGTGCACCAAAAGGTGATGCCGAAGGTGACTGAGAAGCGGCTCAAGTTCGTGGGCAGGAAG gtgcGTGTCGGTCCATTGGAATCAGCCACGGCGCGGGCCCGGCGGCCGCACTCGTGCTACAGCTGCGGCAAGCGTTTCTCGTCGCGCGCCTCGCTCTGCATCCACAGCCGCACGCACACAGGCGAAACGCCATTCCGCTGCGACCTCTGCGACAAGGGCTTCAACGTCAAGAGCAACCTGATGCGCCATCTGAGGACGCTGCACAACCGCATAATGACGCCCAGTCCCAACTACCTCGAGCCGGCGCCCACGCCTTAG
- the LOC135940835 gene encoding probable nuclear hormone receptor HR38 isoform X1, giving the protein MKRECMRFLREDVLWTDSQHSSSQDSVLGSDGNELEPSILFINKLNLRSAVIDVGDADRYLPLRRPSAGRLLGLCGRTASLESSTSAASSSLPPYCSEDELDDKTALCSPTEGSSSCPSPVGDDPALQLSPSPQLRTALPASPTPTFNRLFPRPRQSQSDFVDLLSASFAEDARPQGHPRQPQSEPPTFPPPPPLDAFQEVELYQQNSYQQAEQVHPREAAQSFGFQHESSPTHGPPSPLPSFQDTYSPRYRGGGPDSTGADSDQASSPAPPSVSTSPPATLHLAAAFKMAVTGEPATLRSSSHLDTDEDMEKSNEFAAPSNYFYQFGADDYYSDYPFAGADSHHAAPGGCFKGDTPQHDSYSLPHFPAANGAAVAPPPADHRQRRASLPVQRAAESPNVATSPNAAPTSAPSRRGAADKGNGTSQLCAVCGDTAACQHYGVRTCEGCKGFFKRTVQKGSKYVCLADKNCPVDKRRRNRCQFCRFQKCLIVGMVKEVVRTDLLKGRRGRLPSKSKTLHESPPSPPVSLITALVRAHLDTSPDHDNLDYSQYCAAPIMPQTEAEKVRQFYSLLTTSVDVIRSFAEKIPGFADLKKEDQELLFQSASLELFVLRLAYRTRPQDQRLTFCNGVVLDRQQCARTFGDWLPAIFEFCASLHAMEIDISAFACLCALTLVTERHGLKDTRAVEQLQMKIIGSLRDHVTYNAEAQRKNHYFSRLLGKLPELRSLSVQGLQRIFYLKLEELVPAPPLIENMFVASLPF; this is encoded by the exons ATGAAGAGGGAGTGCATGCGGTTCCTCAGAGAAGATGTCTTGTGGACGGACAGCcagcacagcagcagccaggACTCGGTGCTAGGCTCGGATGGCAACGAGCTTGAGCCCAGCATCCTGTTCATCAACAAACTCAACCTTCGGTCGGCAGTCATCGACGTGGGCGACGCCGACCGCTACCTGCCACTGCGCCGGCCGTCGGCCGGCCGCCTCCTCGGTCTGTGCGGCCGCACGGCCAGCCTCGAGAGCAGCACCTCGGCCGCCTCGTCGTCGCTGCCGCCCTACTGCAGCGAGGACGAGCTCGACGACAAGACCGCCCTTTGCTCGCCAACAG AAGGAAGCAGCAGCTGTCCGAGTCCGGTCGGCGATGACCCTGCCCTGCAGCTAAGCCCGTCTCCGCAGCTAAGAACGGCGCTTCCCGCCTCCCCGACCCCCACCTTCAACCGCCTCTTCCCTCGACCTAGACAG AGCCAGTCAGACTTCGTAGACCTGCTCTCGGCCTCCTTCGCCGAGGACGCACGACCCCAAGGCCACCCCCGCCAGCCTCAGAGCGAGCCCCCGACCTTCCCACCCCCGCCCCCCTTGGACGCCTTCCAGGAGGTGGAACTCTACCAACAGAACTCGTATCAGCAGGCTGAGCAG GTTCATCCTCGAGAGGCGGCCCAGTCTTTCGGCTTCCAGCACGAGTCTTCACCGACCCACGGCCCACCCAGCCCTCTGCCCAGTTTCCAAGACACGTACTCGCCGCGTTACCGTGGCGGCGGCCCTGACTcgaccggcgccgactcggaCCAGGCTTCGTCGCCGGCGCCACCGTCCGTCAGTACCAGCCCACCGGCCACCCTGCATCTCGCGGCCGCCTTCAAGATGGCCGTCACTGGAGAGCCGGCCACCCTGAGATCTTCAAGCCACCTCG ACACAGACGAGGACATGGAAAAGAGCAATGAGTTTGCGGCGCCGTCTAACTACTTCTACCAATTCGGCGCCGATGACTACTACTCCGATTACCCGTTcgccggcgccgactcgcacCACGCGGCGCCAGGTGGCTGCTTCAAAGGCGACACCCCGCAGCATGACTCGTACAGTCTGCCGCACTTCCCGGCAGCGAACGGCGCCGCCGTGGCGCCGCCACCTGCCGACCACCGGCAGCGCCGCGCCTCGCTGCCCGTCCAAAGGGCCGCAGAGTCGCCAAACGTCGCAACCTCGCCGAACGCGGCGCCCACATCGGCGCCATCGCGACGCGGAGCCGCTGATAAG GGCAACGGGACGTCGCAGTTGTGCGCGGTGTGCGGCGACACGGCGGCGTGCCAGCACTACGGGGTGCGCACGTGCGAGGGCTGCAAGGGCTTCTTCAAGCGGACCGTGCAGAAGGGCTCCAAGTACGTGTGCCTGGCGGACAAGAACTGCCCGGTGGACAAGCGGCGGCGCAACCGGTGCCAGTTCTGCCGCTTCCAAAAGTGCTTGATCGTCGGCATGGTGAAGGAGGTGGTGCGCACCGACCTGCTCAAGGGCCGCCGCGGCCGTCTGCCCTCCAAGTCCAAGACGCTGCACGAGTCGCCGCCCAGCCCGCCCGTCTCGCTCATCACGGCGCTCGTGCGCGCCCACCTCGACACCTCACCTGACCACGACAATCTCGACTACTCGCAG TACTGTGCTGCGCCGATCATGCCGCAGACAGAGGCTGAAAAGGTCCGTCAGTTCTACAGCTTGTTGACCACATCTGTCGACGTGATTCGCTCATTTGCGGAAAAAATCCCCGGCTTTGCCGATCTCAAAAAAGAGGACCAGGAACTGCTCTTCCAGTCGGCATCGCTTGAGCTTTTCGTCCTGAGGCTAGCCTACAG GACCCGGCCGCAGGACCAAAGACTCACCTTCTGTAACGGCGTGGTGCTCGACCGACAACAGTGCGCCCGCACCTTTGGCGACTGGCTGCCGGCTATCTTCGAGTTTTGCGCCTCGCTGCACGCTATGGAGATCGACATTTCAGCCTTCGCCTGCCTCTGCGCGCTCACTCTCGTTACTG AACGTCACGGGCTGAAGGACACGCGCGCCGTGGAGCAGCTGCAGATGAAGATTATCGGCTCGCTGCGCGACCACGTAACGTACAACGCGGAGGCGCAACGCAAGAACCACTACTTCAGTCGGCTGCTGGGCAAGTTGCCCGAGCTGCGTTCGCTCAGCGTGCAGGGCTTGCAGCGCATTTTCTACCTGAAGCTGGAGGAGCTGGTGCCGGCGCCGCCGCTCATCGAGAACATGTTTGTAGCCAGCCTTCCCTTTTAG
- the LOC135940835 gene encoding probable nuclear hormone receptor HR38 isoform X2: MYNALHRHEGSSSCPSPVGDDPALQLSPSPQLRTALPASPTPTFNRLFPRPRQSQSDFVDLLSASFAEDARPQGHPRQPQSEPPTFPPPPPLDAFQEVELYQQNSYQQAEQVHPREAAQSFGFQHESSPTHGPPSPLPSFQDTYSPRYRGGGPDSTGADSDQASSPAPPSVSTSPPATLHLAAAFKMAVTGEPATLRSSSHLDTDEDMEKSNEFAAPSNYFYQFGADDYYSDYPFAGADSHHAAPGGCFKGDTPQHDSYSLPHFPAANGAAVAPPPADHRQRRASLPVQRAAESPNVATSPNAAPTSAPSRRGAADKGNGTSQLCAVCGDTAACQHYGVRTCEGCKGFFKRTVQKGSKYVCLADKNCPVDKRRRNRCQFCRFQKCLIVGMVKEVVRTDLLKGRRGRLPSKSKTLHESPPSPPVSLITALVRAHLDTSPDHDNLDYSQYCAAPIMPQTEAEKVRQFYSLLTTSVDVIRSFAEKIPGFADLKKEDQELLFQSASLELFVLRLAYRTRPQDQRLTFCNGVVLDRQQCARTFGDWLPAIFEFCASLHAMEIDISAFACLCALTLVTERHGLKDTRAVEQLQMKIIGSLRDHVTYNAEAQRKNHYFSRLLGKLPELRSLSVQGLQRIFYLKLEELVPAPPLIENMFVASLPF; encoded by the exons ATGTACAACGCGCTCCACAGACACG AAGGAAGCAGCAGCTGTCCGAGTCCGGTCGGCGATGACCCTGCCCTGCAGCTAAGCCCGTCTCCGCAGCTAAGAACGGCGCTTCCCGCCTCCCCGACCCCCACCTTCAACCGCCTCTTCCCTCGACCTAGACAG AGCCAGTCAGACTTCGTAGACCTGCTCTCGGCCTCCTTCGCCGAGGACGCACGACCCCAAGGCCACCCCCGCCAGCCTCAGAGCGAGCCCCCGACCTTCCCACCCCCGCCCCCCTTGGACGCCTTCCAGGAGGTGGAACTCTACCAACAGAACTCGTATCAGCAGGCTGAGCAG GTTCATCCTCGAGAGGCGGCCCAGTCTTTCGGCTTCCAGCACGAGTCTTCACCGACCCACGGCCCACCCAGCCCTCTGCCCAGTTTCCAAGACACGTACTCGCCGCGTTACCGTGGCGGCGGCCCTGACTcgaccggcgccgactcggaCCAGGCTTCGTCGCCGGCGCCACCGTCCGTCAGTACCAGCCCACCGGCCACCCTGCATCTCGCGGCCGCCTTCAAGATGGCCGTCACTGGAGAGCCGGCCACCCTGAGATCTTCAAGCCACCTCG ACACAGACGAGGACATGGAAAAGAGCAATGAGTTTGCGGCGCCGTCTAACTACTTCTACCAATTCGGCGCCGATGACTACTACTCCGATTACCCGTTcgccggcgccgactcgcacCACGCGGCGCCAGGTGGCTGCTTCAAAGGCGACACCCCGCAGCATGACTCGTACAGTCTGCCGCACTTCCCGGCAGCGAACGGCGCCGCCGTGGCGCCGCCACCTGCCGACCACCGGCAGCGCCGCGCCTCGCTGCCCGTCCAAAGGGCCGCAGAGTCGCCAAACGTCGCAACCTCGCCGAACGCGGCGCCCACATCGGCGCCATCGCGACGCGGAGCCGCTGATAAG GGCAACGGGACGTCGCAGTTGTGCGCGGTGTGCGGCGACACGGCGGCGTGCCAGCACTACGGGGTGCGCACGTGCGAGGGCTGCAAGGGCTTCTTCAAGCGGACCGTGCAGAAGGGCTCCAAGTACGTGTGCCTGGCGGACAAGAACTGCCCGGTGGACAAGCGGCGGCGCAACCGGTGCCAGTTCTGCCGCTTCCAAAAGTGCTTGATCGTCGGCATGGTGAAGGAGGTGGTGCGCACCGACCTGCTCAAGGGCCGCCGCGGCCGTCTGCCCTCCAAGTCCAAGACGCTGCACGAGTCGCCGCCCAGCCCGCCCGTCTCGCTCATCACGGCGCTCGTGCGCGCCCACCTCGACACCTCACCTGACCACGACAATCTCGACTACTCGCAG TACTGTGCTGCGCCGATCATGCCGCAGACAGAGGCTGAAAAGGTCCGTCAGTTCTACAGCTTGTTGACCACATCTGTCGACGTGATTCGCTCATTTGCGGAAAAAATCCCCGGCTTTGCCGATCTCAAAAAAGAGGACCAGGAACTGCTCTTCCAGTCGGCATCGCTTGAGCTTTTCGTCCTGAGGCTAGCCTACAG GACCCGGCCGCAGGACCAAAGACTCACCTTCTGTAACGGCGTGGTGCTCGACCGACAACAGTGCGCCCGCACCTTTGGCGACTGGCTGCCGGCTATCTTCGAGTTTTGCGCCTCGCTGCACGCTATGGAGATCGACATTTCAGCCTTCGCCTGCCTCTGCGCGCTCACTCTCGTTACTG AACGTCACGGGCTGAAGGACACGCGCGCCGTGGAGCAGCTGCAGATGAAGATTATCGGCTCGCTGCGCGACCACGTAACGTACAACGCGGAGGCGCAACGCAAGAACCACTACTTCAGTCGGCTGCTGGGCAAGTTGCCCGAGCTGCGTTCGCTCAGCGTGCAGGGCTTGCAGCGCATTTTCTACCTGAAGCTGGAGGAGCTGGTGCCGGCGCCGCCGCTCATCGAGAACATGTTTGTAGCCAGCCTTCCCTTTTAG